Proteins from one Candidatus Melainabacteria bacterium genomic window:
- a CDS encoding nucleotidyltransferase family protein, protein MSTTNKAWKLLIDLIFNNKNNIAIEDTKDFLTLVKKHSLENYTNFLRGIKLRETLLNNPWEWDFLKVLSNALQEDIQVLLLKGACSRLIGIYKYPALRESQDLDIFIYSPCKTFDFKQFLESLANQKIISLSNDWKAQLKRLGNVLALYNDHQIDIHFKLFSPLGTVSKTTKQNKKLEGEIIQRAKSHEKLSNIKIMSNEDFWLYNIFQFIKDFPFSKIQLILDSYLIIKGNKTSLKLLSEHAIKTKQSFLFKISLFFLYQCCNHSNSDNLKINPLEKYCFNIENIINASKFSVKSRLLDALSKGIFLANGNIFFSIFNSLHFFIVNNFLLSTIDENPFTINSFLNFFTKLFYVLSKTKNSIKSFKSFQENTEIKIYSEEKKLISVQLDNLKITFNVPGEFYDKLKYIWSGFISNDHLDKVINIEKVTNNSKPENTYEVAFNNNYFYMKLSDNVHGKTDLEGLGKLFANTFWDVRTFALCFFRALSFTKNNLLLVHSGAIRINNGTFLFPGGSSCGKTTFFNLLVKNGACGINDDTVLLKEENDTWYVYPTPFMSKNQEPVISNKSRLSGIIDLIKVAGGYEITSLDINYLLAILLNNSIADFTIDDGGIIRAKTTEKIINLSKQLTHLAQIKFSLEDDKRLISLIREWINNPNKNIKFGSSLLPLVQLRGDSMMPSFKNGDLLLVEEAYPNNIKINDMVCFTNEFNFPQVHRTKYLIRHKNNIVLITKGDNRIFYDNPISVKHDKKILKVISKL, encoded by the coding sequence ATGTCTACCACTAATAAAGCTTGGAAGTTATTAATTGATTTAATTTTTAATAACAAAAATAATATAGCTATAGAAGATACTAAAGATTTTTTAACACTTGTAAAAAAACATTCACTTGAAAATTATACAAACTTTTTAAGAGGTATAAAACTTCGTGAGACTTTATTAAATAATCCTTGGGAATGGGATTTTTTAAAAGTACTTTCAAATGCTTTACAAGAAGACATTCAAGTTCTTTTATTAAAAGGTGCATGTTCAAGATTAATAGGAATTTACAAATACCCTGCTTTGCGTGAAAGCCAAGATCTGGATATTTTTATTTACAGTCCATGCAAAACATTTGATTTTAAACAATTTTTAGAAAGTTTAGCAAATCAAAAAATAATATCCTTAAGTAATGACTGGAAAGCACAGTTAAAAAGGCTTGGTAATGTACTTGCTCTTTACAATGATCATCAAATTGATATTCATTTTAAATTATTTTCTCCTTTAGGGACTGTATCTAAAACTACTAAACAAAACAAGAAACTTGAAGGTGAAATTATTCAAAGAGCAAAAAGCCATGAAAAATTATCAAATATTAAAATAATGTCAAATGAAGATTTTTGGCTTTATAATATCTTTCAATTTATAAAAGATTTTCCTTTCTCAAAAATTCAACTAATTCTTGATTCTTATTTAATTATTAAAGGAAATAAAACAAGTCTTAAGTTACTAAGTGAACATGCCATAAAAACAAAACAAAGCTTTTTATTTAAAATTAGTTTATTTTTTCTGTATCAATGCTGCAATCATTCGAATAGTGACAATCTTAAAATAAATCCTTTAGAAAAATATTGTTTTAATATCGAGAACATTATAAATGCAAGTAAATTTAGTGTAAAAAGCAGGTTACTAGATGCTCTTTCAAAAGGAATTTTTCTAGCAAATGGCAATATATTTTTTTCAATATTTAACTCATTACATTTTTTCATAGTAAACAATTTTTTATTAAGTACAATAGACGAAAATCCTTTTACAATTAATTCGTTTCTAAACTTTTTTACTAAACTGTTTTATGTTTTAAGTAAAACCAAGAACTCAATAAAATCTTTTAAATCTTTTCAAGAAAATACAGAAATCAAGATTTATTCAGAAGAAAAAAAATTAATTTCTGTCCAACTAGATAACCTTAAAATTACCTTTAATGTACCTGGTGAGTTCTATGACAAACTAAAATATATTTGGTCAGGTTTTATAAGTAATGATCATCTAGATAAAGTAATTAATATTGAGAAAGTAACTAATAATTCAAAGCCAGAAAATACTTATGAAGTAGCTTTTAACAACAATTATTTTTATATGAAACTATCAGATAATGTCCATGGAAAGACAGATTTAGAAGGATTAGGAAAACTTTTTGCAAACACTTTTTGGGATGTACGTACTTTTGCTTTATGTTTTTTTAGAGCTTTAAGCTTTACAAAAAATAATTTGCTACTAGTACATTCCGGTGCTATAAGAATTAACAATGGAACATTTCTTTTTCCTGGAGGATCAAGTTGTGGCAAAACGACATTTTTTAATCTCTTAGTTAAAAATGGCGCCTGTGGTATTAATGATGATACAGTACTTTTAAAAGAAGAAAATGATACCTGGTATGTCTATCCAACACCATTTATGAGTAAAAACCAAGAACCAGTTATATCTAACAAGAGTAGACTTTCAGGAATAATAGATTTAATTAAAGTAGCTGGAGGATATGAAATTACTTCTTTAGACATAAATTACTTGTTAGCAATATTACTAAACAATTCAATTGCAGACTTTACTATAGATGATGGAGGAATTATAAGGGCTAAAACTACAGAAAAAATAATAAACCTTTCTAAACAATTAACTCATTTAGCACAAATTAAGTTTTCATTAGAAGATGATAAAAGATTAATAAGCTTAATACGTGAGTGGATAAATAACCCAAATAAAAATATTAAATTTGGATCAAGCTTATTACCTCTTGTTCAGTTACGTGGAGATAGTATGATGCCTTCATTTAAGAATGGTGACTTACTTCTTGTAGAAGAGGCTTACCCAAACAATATAAAAATAAATGATATGGTTTGCTTTACTAATGAATTTAATTTTCCTCAAGTACACAGAACAAAATATTTAATAAGACATAAAAACAATATTGTTTTAATTACAAAAGGTGATAACAGGATCTTTTACGATAATCCAATTTCAGTTAAACATGATAAAAAAATACTTAAAGTAATCTCTAAACTGTAA
- a CDS encoding GNAT family N-acetyltransferase — translation MNICNLTEDRFDGYFKFLDRAYPNRNLKELFKNEILKKANVIISVNKNSQIVGHLTCYPCEFYLNNVITSGNFYCNFLVLQEHRNKGIGSSLVKKATTEHKPWFAFGVNNFSKSLAYKIGKIIGSSQKFVWFRNSYIPIKIFTNPLRKYSIISDTKELTDSIYTGRNYFTNLKSINNWQDYFWGNNTLQFSRPYKFLERKIFSKINKHTFYYFENSSPQVYFTVKKSYIRGLNVLEIVDYKVPNHTSELFIAIINAAKYLTKKLKFDGVIFESSHQYFDRILSFNNFIKIGKPRLIISNIETNISQEKIKNRDFLYITPIDSP, via the coding sequence ATGAACATCTGTAATCTCACAGAAGATAGATTTGATGGCTATTTTAAGTTTTTGGATCGAGCTTATCCAAATAGGAATTTAAAAGAACTATTTAAAAATGAAATATTAAAAAAAGCAAATGTAATAATTTCAGTAAATAAAAATAGTCAAATAGTTGGTCATCTTACTTGTTATCCTTGTGAATTTTATTTAAATAATGTAATCACTAGTGGTAATTTTTACTGTAATTTTCTAGTTCTTCAAGAACATAGAAATAAAGGCATTGGAAGCTCCTTAGTTAAAAAAGCTACTACAGAGCATAAACCTTGGTTTGCCTTTGGTGTAAATAATTTCTCTAAAAGTTTAGCTTATAAGATTGGCAAAATAATTGGTTCTTCACAGAAATTTGTATGGTTTAGGAACTCTTATATTCCAATAAAAATTTTTACAAACCCACTAAGAAAGTATTCTATTATTAGTGACACAAAAGAACTTACTGACTCAATTTATACAGGCAGAAACTATTTTACAAATCTTAAATCAATAAATAACTGGCAAGATTATTTTTGGGGAAATAATACATTGCAATTTTCTAGACCATATAAATTCTTAGAGAGAAAGATTTTTAGTAAAATTAATAAACATACTTTTTATTACTTTGAGAATTCCAGTCCACAAGTATATTTTACAGTTAAGAAGTCATACATAAGAGGATTAAATGTATTAGAAATTGTTGATTACAAAGTCCCAAATCATACTAGTGAACTCTTTATCGCAATAATTAATGCTGCTAAATATTTAACTAAAAAACTAAAATTTGATGGTGTAATTTTTGAAAGTTCACATCAATACTTTGATAGAATACTAAGTTTTAACAATTTCATAAAAATTGGGAAACCAAGGCTTATAATATCAAATATAGAAACTAATATTTCACAAGAAAAAATAAAGAATAGAGATTTTCTTTACATAACACCAATAGACAGCCCTTGA
- a CDS encoding glycosyltransferase — translation MEKNYSHKISIIIPYYNPILKYFDKAIESILSQSYTNLEAIIVNDGSSLDYKNYLINKINSLNDKRFSIIHLDKNYGVSFAKNKGIESASGEIITFLDTDDIHLPWFYKDIVDTFNENPDCLILHTTNIYYVDLLGVIKLFVTPNEGWDQKCINYKQVVKPRLALKKEVFKDILFDTNLFYAEDTDLCLQISENNKLQNSTLLLKRSSYLYRMHLSNKRLTHNLKLALEGREKVKRKYEGKDSTSGSFVQTITLKKTLVPFFGIDYRYLRVLINFKYNLYKKIRNEFTHYLNVIQDKNIKSHAVNIYKKIF, via the coding sequence ATGGAAAAAAATTATTCTCATAAAATATCTATCATTATTCCTTATTACAATCCTATTCTTAAATATTTTGATAAAGCAATAGAAAGCATTTTATCTCAGTCATATACAAACTTAGAAGCAATAATTGTAAATGACGGGAGCAGTCTTGATTATAAGAATTATTTAATTAATAAAATTAATTCACTAAATGATAAAAGATTTAGTATCATCCATCTTGATAAAAATTATGGGGTCTCATTTGCAAAAAATAAAGGGATTGAATCAGCAAGTGGAGAAATTATAACTTTTTTAGATACTGATGACATTCATCTACCATGGTTTTATAAAGACATTGTTGATACTTTTAATGAAAACCCAGATTGTTTAATTTTGCATACTACTAATATTTATTATGTAGATCTCCTTGGAGTGATTAAGTTGTTTGTTACTCCTAACGAAGGCTGGGATCAAAAATGTATAAATTACAAACAGGTAGTTAAGCCTCGCTTAGCTCTTAAAAAAGAGGTTTTTAAAGATATATTGTTTGATACAAATTTATTTTATGCAGAAGATACTGATTTATGTCTTCAAATATCTGAAAACAATAAGCTTCAAAACAGTACTTTACTACTTAAAAGAAGTAGCTACTTATATAGAATGCACCTTTCCAATAAAAGGCTTACACATAATCTAAAACTAGCTTTAGAAGGCAGAGAAAAAGTTAAAAGAAAATATGAAGGGAAAGATTCTACTAGTGGTAGTTTTGTTCAAACTATTACACTTAAAAAAACACTAGTTCCATTTTTTGGAATAGACTATAGATATCTTAGAGTTTTAATTAATTTTAAGTATAATCTATACAAAAAAATTAGAAATGAGTTCACTCATTACTTAAATGTAATTCAAGATAAAAATATAAAATCACATGCTGTTAATATCTATAAAAAAATATTCTAA
- a CDS encoding sulfotransferase gives MQTDYLKEFSNKELLPPIFVVGCARSGTTLLANTIGKHSNIYNVKEETHLFYNLKNQAILDKLERTNDIETLTLVILTRMFYLVTPEEFMQKKIYLGEKFPEIIKIFKDISSLEEFKTVSTRFDIFDLCATFLTLKENKIRWVEKTPFQIFNVPFILEIYPNAKFIEIYRDPRAVYHSWNNVNHSYFKKGKPIQCSSIWRRAITNGQKLKQFIPKQYYQIKYEDLVNLPEKELIELCDFLGEKFEPAMLNVEVRNTFFGDIKEKSGFSKIPVNRWEKGLTGIEKIFIDLRTKEFRKNLNYPDSGTKISITAILPFTFYLLTRGIVEIEQIKSLSIRKFSKRLLFIKTIKNNIIDFSHKIRSPVKIKTYLKLHPIKMLQVGSGSNILPGWLNTDSNPCSNNIVFLDSTKKFPFKNNTFDYIFSEHHIEHLSYFEGLHMLKECYRILKPKGKIRIATPDLKVFIDLYNPQKSNIQKRYINFISNNYNSSIGIQKDIIVINSIFKNFGHKFVYDFEILKMTLEKVGFINVTFFKPQESNDDFLKGIEYHGKYYKTLNLKYGEDFNCFETMVLEALRL, from the coding sequence ATGCAAACAGACTATTTAAAAGAATTTTCTAATAAAGAATTACTGCCGCCAATTTTTGTTGTAGGTTGTGCAAGATCTGGAACTACATTATTAGCAAACACTATTGGGAAGCACTCAAACATTTACAATGTTAAAGAAGAAACACATTTGTTTTATAATCTCAAGAATCAAGCTATTCTTGACAAACTTGAACGAACTAATGACATTGAAACTCTTACCTTAGTGATATTGACAAGGATGTTTTATCTTGTTACTCCTGAAGAATTCATGCAAAAAAAAATATATCTAGGTGAGAAATTCCCTGAAATAATTAAAATATTTAAGGACATAAGCAGCTTAGAAGAATTTAAAACAGTATCTACAAGGTTTGATATTTTTGATTTATGTGCAACATTTTTAACCTTAAAAGAAAATAAAATAAGATGGGTAGAAAAAACACCTTTTCAGATTTTTAATGTTCCTTTTATTTTAGAAATTTATCCAAATGCAAAGTTTATTGAAATTTATAGGGATCCTAGAGCTGTTTATCACTCCTGGAATAATGTTAATCACTCGTATTTTAAAAAAGGCAAACCCATACAATGTTCTTCTATTTGGAGAAGGGCTATTACAAATGGACAAAAACTTAAGCAGTTCATTCCTAAACAATACTATCAAATAAAATATGAAGACTTAGTTAACTTACCTGAGAAAGAACTTATAGAACTTTGTGATTTTTTAGGTGAAAAATTTGAGCCAGCAATGTTAAATGTAGAAGTAAGAAACACCTTTTTTGGTGATATAAAAGAAAAAAGTGGGTTTTCAAAAATACCAGTTAATAGATGGGAAAAAGGGCTAACAGGAATTGAAAAAATTTTTATAGATCTTAGAACAAAAGAATTTAGAAAGAATTTAAATTATCCTGATTCAGGTACGAAAATTTCAATTACTGCTATATTACCTTTTACTTTTTACTTACTTACTAGAGGCATAGTAGAAATAGAACAAATAAAATCCTTGTCAATTAGAAAATTTAGTAAAAGGCTCTTATTTATTAAGACTATTAAAAATAATATTATAGATTTTAGTCACAAAATAAGAAGCCCAGTAAAAATAAAAACTTATTTGAAATTACACCCTATTAAAATGCTTCAAGTAGGCTCTGGTTCTAACATTCTTCCAGGTTGGCTTAATACAGATAGTAATCCATGTTCAAATAACATTGTATTTCTTGACAGCACTAAAAAATTCCCATTTAAGAATAATACTTTTGATTATATTTTTAGTGAACATCATATTGAACACTTAAGTTATTTTGAAGGCTTACATATGCTTAAAGAATGTTACCGTATTTTAAAACCAAAAGGTAAAATCCGGATTGCTACACCTGATTTAAAAGTATTTATTGATTTATATAATCCACAAAAAAGTAATATTCAAAAACGTTATATTAATTTTATTTCTAATAACTACAACTCAAGCATAGGAATTCAAAAAGATATAATTGTAATAAATAGTATATTTAAAAACTTTGGACATAAATTTGTCTATGATTTCGAAATACTAAAGATGACTTTAGAAAAAGTAGGATTTATTAATGTAACTTTTTTTAAGCCACAAGAAAGCAATGATGATTTTTTAAAAGGAATTGAATATCATGGCAAATATTACAAAACACTAAACTTAAAGTATGGAGAAGACTTTAACTGCTTTGAAACTATGGTACTAGAAGCTTTACGTTTATAA
- a CDS encoding SLBB domain-containing protein: MKNKSKLKIFLMLILIIVLLLNQIVFAEENKDINKVKLEAVLTPMYVIGPGDELTIIDRTLREVFGQVEQYTLKVSTDGYISIPLPDGKQENLLAAGYTLNELSKEVRELFGRTLKNPLVFVQISRYRPLNIYIGGEIVKPGVYKIEPSASTVGVSISEAIQLAGGLKPRANIKALIITRGSNAEKKSINLHAYLSGEDPTQDINLQPGDTIYANPAENQADQAQSHVKLLGKLAYQDVPISITGEVKTSGNYNLTNDASFFDAIGKAGGLTNVGSLKKVKVSRYDDDGVYRIFKVNINDLLLKGATFDQIALRPNDTIEIEASKVKQTKSFFRQVGVNLIPIVAGAASASFGQFVVQDNLFNRSSRLRGSTKASGSGGNFTSPITIIGNTERIINENSK; encoded by the coding sequence ATGAAAAATAAAAGTAAACTAAAAATATTTCTAATGCTTATACTTATAATAGTATTATTACTTAACCAAATTGTCTTTGCAGAAGAAAATAAAGACATAAATAAAGTTAAACTTGAAGCAGTTCTTACTCCTATGTATGTAATTGGTCCTGGAGATGAGTTAACAATCATTGATAGAACGTTAAGAGAAGTATTTGGACAGGTTGAACAATATACTTTAAAGGTTTCAACAGATGGTTATATTTCTATACCATTACCAGATGGTAAACAAGAAAATCTTTTAGCTGCAGGTTATACACTTAATGAACTTTCAAAAGAAGTTAGAGAATTATTTGGAAGAACTTTGAAAAATCCACTTGTATTTGTTCAGATTAGTAGATATAGACCACTAAACATATATATTGGAGGTGAGATTGTTAAACCAGGTGTTTACAAAATTGAACCTTCAGCAAGTACTGTAGGCGTATCAATAAGTGAAGCTATTCAATTAGCTGGTGGCTTAAAACCAAGAGCTAATATAAAAGCTTTAATAATTACAAGAGGATCAAATGCAGAAAAGAAAAGTATTAACTTACATGCATACTTATCAGGGGAAGATCCTACTCAGGATATTAATTTACAACCTGGAGACACAATATATGCAAACCCTGCTGAGAACCAAGCAGATCAAGCACAAAGCCATGTCAAACTTCTTGGAAAACTTGCATATCAAGATGTACCAATTAGCATAACAGGAGAAGTAAAAACTTCAGGCAATTATAATCTAACCAACGATGCAAGCTTTTTTGATGCAATAGGCAAGGCAGGAGGTCTAACAAATGTTGGTTCCCTGAAAAAAGTAAAAGTTTCAAGATATGATGATGACGGTGTTTACAGAATATTTAAAGTAAACATAAATGATTTACTTCTTAAAGGAGCTACATTTGATCAAATTGCACTTAGACCAAACGATACTATTGAAATTGAAGCTTCAAAAGTGAAACAAACTAAAAGTTTCTTTAGACAGGTTGGTGTTAATTTAATCCCAATTGTTGCTGGTGCTGCTAGTGCAAGCTTTGGACAATTTGTTGTTCAAGACAACTTATTTAATAGAAGTTCCAGGCTTCGTGGTTCAACAAAAGCTAGTGGTTCAGGTGGTAACTTTACTTCACCAATAACAATTATAGGCAATACCGAAAGAATTATTAATGAAAACAGTAAATAA
- a CDS encoding glycosyltransferase — MNQNHSPKISTIIPYYNPPFHYFTEAVESVLAQSHKNWEVIILNDGSKVENKKLLENYIESLNDSRFSITHFEKNYGISYTRNKGVEAAQGDIVLFLDADDLFLPWYFEKVIESFSRNNNCLIVAFNNLILLSASRLKKVYIKDTYLKFLNKKEMFNKLPYLIKSGDVFLPPRITFKKKAFEILSFDSMFHSSDDIDLNFQIMCSDELLDKTIVAPIPGYVYRFYLSTDRLTHKTVLLNKDIRNLRVKYKKKNIPRILKMIKHLESNHNEWRFNDLLNCYFATGSLIKCFKYSLQNFHTLKGKIKSLLILFQTILIVRVLNPLTGISPRLLELIFKKEFLNYNKILKQEYLNYLENISLATTERYYANRLFKRIF; from the coding sequence ATGAATCAAAATCATTCACCTAAAATTAGCACTATAATTCCTTATTACAATCCTCCTTTTCATTATTTTACAGAAGCAGTTGAAAGCGTTTTAGCCCAGTCGCATAAAAACTGGGAAGTAATTATTTTAAACGATGGGAGTAAAGTTGAAAATAAAAAGCTTTTAGAAAATTATATTGAAAGTCTTAATGACAGCAGGTTTAGCATTACTCATTTTGAAAAAAATTACGGGATATCATACACAAGAAACAAAGGCGTAGAAGCTGCTCAGGGAGATATAGTCCTATTCCTGGACGCTGATGATTTATTTTTACCATGGTATTTTGAAAAAGTTATAGAATCATTTAGCAGAAACAATAACTGTTTGATTGTAGCATTTAATAATTTAATACTCCTTTCAGCTAGCAGGTTGAAGAAAGTATATATAAAAGATACCTACTTAAAATTCTTAAATAAAAAAGAAATGTTTAACAAGCTTCCTTATTTAATTAAAAGTGGAGATGTATTTCTTCCTCCTAGAATCACATTTAAAAAGAAAGCATTTGAAATCTTAAGTTTTGATTCTATGTTTCACTCTTCTGATGATATTGATCTTAATTTTCAAATAATGTGTTCAGATGAGCTGCTTGATAAAACAATAGTAGCCCCTATTCCAGGCTATGTATACAGATTTTACCTGTCAACAGACAGGCTTACACACAAAACAGTTTTATTAAACAAGGACATAAGAAATTTAAGAGTCAAATATAAAAAAAAGAATATACCAAGAATCTTAAAAATGATCAAGCATTTAGAGTCAAACCACAATGAATGGAGGTTTAATGATTTGTTAAATTGTTATTTTGCAACTGGCTCTTTAATAAAATGTTTTAAATATTCACTTCAGAACTTTCATACTCTAAAAGGAAAAATTAAGAGTTTACTAATTTTATTTCAAACAATTTTAATTGTAAGAGTATTAAACCCATTAACTGGAATTAGCCCACGATTACTTGAGCTTATATTTAAAAAGGAATTTTTGAATTACAATAAAATTCTTAAACAAGAATATCTAAATTATTTAGAGAATATTTCACTAGCTACTACAGAAAGGTATTATGCAAACAGACTATTTAAAAGAATTTTCTAA